In Macadamia integrifolia cultivar HAES 741 chromosome 5, SCU_Mint_v3, whole genome shotgun sequence, a single window of DNA contains:
- the LOC122077848 gene encoding F-box protein CPR1-like: MAEDNEKISEEETMATKNLPGDLIEFILSRLPVKYLLRFRAAVKLDLPFNSPDYTTEVVGSCNGLLCISSYGLTWYHKDDIFLWNPSTRRYKKLPFTPIECPIQFRIAHLIGYGFGYDPITDDYKLVRVVQSYGRDDSSWHSEVKVYSLSTNSWRRIRNMPFHLGTRLIGVHANSALHWVADRFKRPFSSPTIVVSFDLKDEEYREVPLPDFVDLKFCMTIGFLGGQLVLCNFLGVHFEVWLLKDYGVRDSWTKQFLIEGQSSMRSLKFVRPICYSKNGEVILKKISNALVLCDPCSRRARNFRILSVSDMVEAEFYVGSLVPLVSKMKLSEEKEQEATNRKRKRI; encoded by the exons ATGGCGGAAGACAACGAGAAGATAAGCGAAGAGGAGACAATGGCAACCAAGAACCTCCCTGGGGACCTTATCGAGTTCATACTTTCAAGGCTTCCGGTCAAGTATCTTCTAAGATTCAG AGCGGCGGTAAAACTCGATCTTCCGTTCAACTCTCCAGATTACACAACTGAAGTAGTGGGTTCTTGTAACGGCTTGCTCTGTATATCCAGCTACGGCTTAACCTGGTATCACAAAGATGACATATTCCTCTGGAATCCTTCGACGAGAAGGTATAAGAAGCTGCCATTTACTCCTATAGAGTGTCCTATCCAATTTCGCATTGCCCATCTCATTGGTTACGGATTCGGTTACGACCCCATCACTGATGATTACAAGCTAGTAAGGGTTGTGCAGTCTTATGGTAGAGATGACAGCTCTTGGCATTCGGAGGTGAAGGTCTATTCACTTAGCACCAACTCATGGAGAAGGATTAGGAACATGCCCTTCCACCTCGGCACACGCCTAATTGGGGTTCATGCAAATTCTGCTCTTCATTGGGTTGCTGATCGCTTTAAGAGACCTTTCAGCTCCCCCACTATTGTCGTTTCCTTTGATCTTAAAGATGAGGAGTATCGAGAGGTGCCACTGCCTGACTTTGTGGACCTTAAGTTTTGCATGACTATTGGGTTTCTTGGTGGACAACTCGTGCTCTGTAACTTCTTGGGGGTCCATTTTGAGGTTTGGTTGTTGAAGGATTACGGTGTGAGGGACTCTTGGACGAAACAGTTCTTGATCGAAGGACAATCCTCGATGAGGTCTTTGAAGTTTGTTAGACCGATTTGCTATTCAAAGAATGGTGAAGTTATACTCAAGAAGATTTCAAATGCACTGGTCCTGTGTGATCCCTGTAGTAGAAGGGCTAGGAATTTTAGGATTCTAAGTGTTTCGGATATGGTTGAAGCAGAGTTTTACGTTGGGAGTCTTGTTCCACTCGTGTCAAAGATGAAACTGAGCGAAGAAAAAGAACAGGAAGCAaccaacagaaaaagaaaaagaatatag